A genomic region of Aspergillus oryzae RIB40 DNA, chromosome 1 contains the following coding sequences:
- a CDS encoding uncharacterized protein (uncharacterized conserved protein), translating to MVSSTAVTTKVASGSPYQLEKSQVSKASSALLRHIKSKQVEKEKSATKKTLIGDNDESDDETPLNNEAVWLVVTTKKHVVDKNRLKPGKITVPHSLNDSSNLSVCLITADPQRSVKNIVTDPSFPEHLTSRIDRVIGYSKLKARYQSFESRRQLLSEHDVFLADDRIILRLVNTLGKIFYKSSKRPIPISIAKVEKKDGKRVKKDPKQKSKEEDSAFASPAIVAKEIEKALHSAPVQLAPATTASIRIGSSKFTPEQLSENVDAVVQGLTDKYITKGWRNIKALHIKGATTMAMPIWLANELWVEEGDVAEDAAEDDAKALEGAKNKKRKQSAEDEKLLEGTKKSKKPKAADEDEDAAARKEKLQKQKAKALEDGNVAKTAESVTKAGKKKRKSTS from the exons ATGGTGTCCTCAACAGCGGTCACTACTAAGGTGGCCTCCGGGTCCCCTTACCAACTCGAGAAGAGTCAG GTTTCCAAAGCTTCTTCTGCGCTTTTGCGACACATTAAATCGAAGCaggtggaaaaggagaagtCTGCGACCAAGAAGACTCTTATTGGAGACAACGACGAGTCCGACGATGAAACCCCACTTAACAACGAGGCTGTCTGGCTCGTGGTCACGACCAAGAAGCACGTTGTCGATAAGAACCGCCTGAAGCCTGGCAAGATTACCGTCCCACATTCCCTGAATGACTCCTCAAACCTCAGTGTCTGCCTCATCACCGCCGACCCTCAGCGCTCAGTCAAGAACATTGTTACCgatccttctttccctgaACATCTTACTTCCCGCATTGACCGGGTTATCGGCTACTCCAAGTTGAAGGCCAGATATCAGAGCTTCGAGAGTCGGCGACAACTCCTGTCCGAGCACGATGTCTTCCTGGCGGATGACCGGATCATTTTGCGCTTGGTCAATACCCTTGGAAAAATCTTCTACAAGTCTAGCAAGCGGCCTATTCCTATTTCCATCGCCAAGGTTGAGAAAAAAGATGGCAAGAGGGTGAAGAAGGACCCTAAGCAGAAGTCgaaggaagaagacagtgcTTTCGCTTCTCCCGCCATTGTCGCtaaggagatcgagaaggCACTCCACTCCGCGCCTGTCCAGCTGGCTCCCGCCACTACCGCCTCCATCCGCATTGGTTCATCCAAGTTTACCCCGGAGCAGCTGTCCGAGAACGTTGATGCTGTTGTTCAGGGCTTGACTGATAAGTATATTACGAAGGGTTGGAGGAATATCAAGGCCCTTCACATCAAGGGTGCCACTACTATGGCCATGCCGATTTGGTTAGCCAATGAATTATgggttgaggagggtgaTGTGGCTGAAGACGCCGCTGAGGATGATGCGAAGGCCCTCGAAGGcgccaagaacaagaagcgcaagcaGAGtgcagaggatgagaagctgCTGGAGGGCACtaagaagtccaagaagcccaaggctgctgatgaggacgaggacgcCGCTGccaggaaagagaagcttcagaagcagaaggccaaggcccTTGAGGATGGCAACGTTGCCAAGACGGCAGAATCCGTTACGAAagctggaaagaagaagagaaagtcgACTTCATAA